From one Streptomyces sp. R41 genomic stretch:
- the pcaD gene encoding 3-oxoadipate enol-lactonase has translation MTDRLLNHRAEGPTTAPPLLLGPSLGTSYALWDKVAPELSVTHRVVRWDLPGHGGSAADLIGPGASVADLAGLVLALADSLGIDRFAYAGVSLGGAVGLHLAAHHPERLESLAVICSSAHFNGSKPWEERAETVRREGLAALAATANARWFTPGFTVPELVEDHRTAEPEAYAACCDALAAFDIRERLSSITVPTLLIAGREDPATPPAHLREIADAVPGASLTEIAGASHLAPAERPEAVLAALRGHFDGYAQRGMEVRRQVLGDEHVDRAQARQTPFTARFQDFISRYAWGEIWTDPTLARRERSMITLTALVAQGHYDELAMHVRAARRNGLTPEEIGAVLLQTAVYCGVPAANSAFAVAQRVLAEEDKSGG, from the coding sequence TTGACCGACAGACTGCTCAACCACCGCGCCGAGGGTCCCACCACCGCTCCCCCGCTGCTCCTCGGGCCCTCGCTCGGCACGTCGTACGCCCTGTGGGACAAGGTCGCGCCCGAGCTGTCCGTCACCCACCGGGTGGTCCGCTGGGATCTGCCGGGTCACGGTGGTTCGGCCGCGGACCTGATCGGGCCCGGCGCGAGCGTCGCCGACCTCGCGGGGCTGGTGCTCGCCCTCGCCGACTCGCTCGGCATCGACCGGTTCGCGTACGCGGGTGTCTCGCTCGGTGGCGCGGTCGGTCTGCATCTGGCCGCGCACCACCCGGAGCGTCTGGAAAGCCTCGCCGTCATCTGCTCGTCCGCGCACTTCAACGGCTCCAAGCCGTGGGAGGAGCGGGCGGAGACCGTGCGCCGCGAGGGCCTCGCCGCGCTCGCGGCAACCGCGAACGCCCGCTGGTTCACGCCCGGCTTCACCGTGCCCGAGCTGGTGGAGGACCATCGCACCGCGGAGCCGGAAGCGTACGCCGCCTGCTGTGACGCGCTCGCCGCCTTCGACATCCGGGAGCGGCTGTCGTCGATCACCGTGCCGACCCTGCTCATCGCGGGCCGCGAGGATCCGGCGACGCCGCCCGCGCATCTGCGGGAGATCGCGGACGCGGTGCCGGGCGCCTCGCTCACCGAGATCGCGGGCGCCTCGCATCTGGCGCCCGCGGAGCGCCCGGAGGCTGTGCTCGCCGCGCTGCGCGGACACTTCGACGGGTACGCGCAGCGAGGCATGGAGGTGCGCCGTCAGGTCCTCGGCGACGAGCACGTGGACCGCGCGCAGGCACGGCAGACGCCCTTCACCGCCCGTTTCCAGGACTTCATCTCGCGCTATGCGTGGGGCGAGATCTGGACGGATCCCACGCTGGCGCGCCGTGAGCGCAGCATGATCACGCTGACCGCGCTGGTGGCGCAGGGCCACTACGACGAGCTGGCCATGCACGTCCGCGCGGCCCGGCGCAACGGCCTCACGCCCGAGGAGATCGGCGCGGTGCTGCTGCAGACGGCCGTGTACTGCGGTGTTCCGGCGGCGAACTCCGCGTTCGCGGTGGCGCAACGGGTACTGGCGGAGGAAGACAAGAGCGGTGGGTGA
- a CDS encoding MFS transporter: MSAPAHDSDLRAARSEHSRRALFAGSVGNFIEWYEFGVYGYFATIIAARFFTPEGGSEVEALVKTYASFALAFFFRPVGAALFGRLGDRIGRRPVLILVIALMTAATTLIGVLPTYATVGALAPWLLTFLRVLQGLSAGGEFGGAVSVMTEFAPPGRRGLYGSWQSFTVALGLLAGAGVAALLATVLSAGELEGWGWRLPFLLTLPLGLGALWLRLRLDETPSFERERQRRLERPPGPDVARAIALGAGRIMGWAAAGYTFLVVLPSYLQSSLNATFQQALLATVLANLGFAATIVPAGWLSDRIGRRPVMLTGAVLVTLLAIPLLNLLQNTGTSNAVKGVAVFVAGAVVGLMAGPGPAMLSEMFPTSVRYTGLGLAYALSNAVFSGCAGLIITETIKRTGSVDIPAYYAAATCAVSVLALATLRTEKGS; encoded by the coding sequence ATGAGCGCCCCCGCGCACGACTCGGACCTGCGCGCCGCCCGGTCCGAGCACTCCCGCAGAGCCCTGTTCGCGGGCTCCGTGGGCAACTTCATCGAGTGGTACGAGTTCGGGGTCTACGGCTATTTCGCGACGATCATCGCAGCCCGCTTCTTCACACCGGAGGGCGGCAGCGAGGTCGAGGCCCTGGTCAAGACGTACGCGTCCTTCGCACTGGCGTTCTTCTTCCGCCCCGTCGGCGCCGCGCTGTTCGGACGGCTCGGCGACCGGATCGGGCGGCGTCCGGTACTGATCCTGGTGATCGCCTTGATGACGGCCGCGACGACCCTGATCGGCGTGCTGCCCACCTACGCCACGGTCGGCGCCCTCGCCCCGTGGCTGCTCACGTTCCTCCGGGTGCTCCAGGGACTGTCCGCGGGCGGGGAGTTCGGGGGCGCGGTCTCGGTGATGACGGAGTTCGCGCCGCCGGGCAGACGCGGACTGTACGGGTCGTGGCAATCCTTCACTGTCGCGCTCGGGCTCCTTGCCGGTGCGGGCGTCGCGGCGCTGCTGGCCACGGTGCTCAGCGCCGGCGAGCTCGAGGGCTGGGGCTGGAGGCTGCCGTTCCTGCTGACGCTGCCGCTCGGCCTCGGCGCGCTGTGGCTGCGGCTGAGACTGGACGAGACGCCGTCCTTCGAGCGGGAGCGGCAGCGGCGGCTGGAGCGCCCGCCCGGCCCCGATGTGGCCAGGGCGATCGCGCTCGGCGCCGGGCGCATCATGGGCTGGGCGGCGGCCGGTTACACCTTCCTGGTCGTGCTCCCCTCGTACCTGCAGAGCAGCCTGAACGCGACCTTCCAGCAGGCGCTGCTCGCCACGGTCCTCGCCAATCTCGGCTTCGCGGCCACGATCGTCCCCGCGGGATGGCTCAGCGACCGGATCGGGCGGCGCCCGGTGATGCTCACGGGGGCCGTCCTGGTCACTCTGCTGGCGATCCCGCTGCTCAACCTCCTTCAAAACACCGGGACTTCGAACGCCGTGAAGGGTGTCGCCGTCTTCGTGGCGGGTGCCGTCGTCGGGCTGATGGCGGGCCCCGGTCCCGCGATGCTCTCCGAGATGTTCCCGACAAGTGTGCGCTACACCGGTCTGGGACTCGCCTACGCCCTGTCCAATGCGGTGTTCTCGGGCTGCGCGGGGCTCATCATCACGGAGACGATCAAACGGACGGGGAGCGTGGACATCCCCGCGTACTACGCGGCGGCAACCTGCGCGGTGAGCGTGCTCGCGCTGGCCACGCTCCGTACGGAGAAAGGGAGTTGA
- a CDS encoding anhydro-N-acetylmuramic acid kinase, translated as MRVIGLMSGTSYDAIDAAAAELTLDGDSLVLRPLGLVSEAYDDGLRDALAAALPPAPTSLAEVCRLDTLIGRAFAAAAVRGDRELCDGGGELVASHGQTVYHWAADGQVHGTLQLGQPAWIAEATGLPVVADFRPRDIAAGGQGAPLVSLVDLLWLRGRPGTPVALNLGGIANLTARDGTAFDTGPACALVDAAARGLSGGRLDYDVDGALAARGTVHEPLLRRLLAEPYYALPAPKTTGKELFHLGYLRDALAGFGTLTAEDVIATLTRLTARTVADAVRAVRATEVIASGGGTRNPVLMAMLGEELPGVALRTSDELGLPSAAKEAYAFAVLGFLTLHGLAGTDPTSTGARHPSVLGSITPGRDGLRLPPRANRAPVRMVLK; from the coding sequence GTGCGGGTGATCGGCCTGATGTCCGGCACGTCGTACGACGCGATCGACGCGGCGGCCGCCGAGCTGACCCTGGACGGCGACAGCCTCGTACTGCGGCCGCTCGGGCTGGTCAGCGAGGCGTACGACGACGGGCTGCGCGACGCGCTCGCGGCGGCACTGCCTCCGGCCCCCACCAGCCTGGCCGAGGTGTGCCGCCTGGACACCCTCATCGGACGGGCCTTCGCGGCGGCAGCCGTCCGGGGCGACCGTGAACTGTGCGACGGGGGAGGTGAGTTGGTCGCCTCGCACGGCCAGACCGTCTACCACTGGGCGGCGGACGGACAGGTGCACGGAACCCTCCAGCTCGGGCAGCCCGCCTGGATCGCCGAGGCGACCGGGCTGCCCGTGGTCGCCGACTTCCGCCCGCGTGACATCGCCGCGGGCGGCCAGGGCGCACCGCTGGTGAGCCTGGTCGACCTGCTGTGGCTGCGCGGCCGGCCGGGCACGCCGGTGGCGCTGAATCTCGGCGGCATCGCCAACCTCACCGCGCGGGACGGCACCGCCTTCGACACCGGGCCCGCATGCGCGCTCGTCGACGCGGCGGCGCGGGGGCTGAGCGGCGGGCGCCTCGACTACGACGTGGACGGCGCCCTCGCCGCCCGCGGCACGGTCCACGAGCCGCTGCTCCGGCGCCTGCTCGCGGAGCCCTACTACGCGCTGCCCGCGCCCAAGACGACCGGCAAGGAGTTGTTCCATCTCGGCTATCTGCGGGACGCGTTGGCGGGTTTCGGGACGCTCACCGCCGAGGACGTCATCGCGACCCTCACCCGGCTCACCGCCCGGACCGTCGCGGACGCCGTGCGTGCGGTGCGGGCCACGGAAGTGATCGCCTCCGGCGGCGGCACCCGCAATCCCGTACTCATGGCGATGCTGGGCGAGGAGCTCCCCGGGGTGGCGCTGCGCACCTCCGACGAACTGGGGCTGCCGTCGGCCGCCAAGGAGGCGTACGCCTTCGCCGTGCTGGGTTTTCTGACGCTGCACGGGCTCGCGGGCACCGATCCGACGAGCACCGGGGCCCGGCATCCCAGCGTGCTCGGGTCGATCACCCCGGGCAGGGACGGGCTGCGACTGCCGCCGCGGGCGAACCGGGCGCCGGTACGGATGGTCCTGAAATGA
- the pcaH gene encoding protocatechuate 3,4-dioxygenase subunit beta, with protein MALTQSDIDVEIKDLQDAYDKAVAGGAPVQHHPSRDYPPYRSSILRHPKQPLVAVNGGDPETVELSGPVFGVTDITEIDNDLTRRHRGEPIGERMTVSGRLLDRAGRPVRGQLVEIWQANAAGRYAHLREQHPAPLDPNFTGVGRTLTDDQGRYTFTTIKPGPYPWGNHTNAWRPAHIHFSVFGTAFTQRLVTQMYFPSDPLFRYDPILQSVTDEAARNRLVAAYNHDLSQPEFSMGYEWDIVLDGPSATWIEEGR; from the coding sequence ATGGCTCTCACTCAGTCGGACATCGACGTCGAGATCAAGGATCTCCAGGACGCGTACGACAAGGCGGTCGCCGGCGGCGCCCCGGTCCAGCACCACCCCTCGCGCGACTACCCCCCGTACCGCAGCTCCATCCTGCGCCACCCCAAGCAGCCACTGGTCGCCGTGAACGGCGGCGACCCGGAGACGGTCGAGCTGTCGGGTCCGGTCTTCGGCGTCACCGACATCACCGAGATCGACAACGACCTGACCCGCCGGCACCGGGGCGAACCGATCGGCGAGCGCATGACCGTCTCGGGCCGGCTGCTCGACCGCGCCGGCCGTCCCGTACGCGGCCAGCTCGTCGAGATCTGGCAGGCCAACGCCGCCGGCCGCTACGCCCATCTGCGCGAGCAGCACCCGGCGCCGCTCGACCCCAACTTCACCGGTGTGGGACGCACCCTGACGGACGATCAGGGCCGGTACACGTTCACCACCATCAAGCCGGGCCCGTACCCGTGGGGCAACCACACCAACGCGTGGCGGCCCGCGCACATCCACTTCTCGGTCTTCGGCACCGCGTTCACCCAGCGGCTCGTGACGCAGATGTACTTCCCCAGCGACCCGCTGTTCCGGTACGACCCGATCCTGCAGTCCGTGACGGACGAGGCGGCCCGCAACCGGCTTGTCGCCGCCTACAACCACGACCTCTCCCAGCCCGAGTTCTCGATGGGCTACGAGTGGGACATCGTCCTCGACGGTCCCTCCGCCACCTGGATCGAAGAAGGCCGCTGA
- a CDS encoding AAA family ATPase, producing the protein MTEARPGVVASASLWERDEEVATLEEAIAALRADSASSGSLLVFSGEAGLGKTALLAEARRIAESSGCAVWSARGGETVTSVPFNVVRQLLQPALVSLMPEEAREYLGDWYDIAGPALGITEPGERQPDPQGVCDGLVAAVRRLAKREWPLVLLIDDAHWADQETLRWLAAFAERLDDLSVLVVVARRPGGVSGESARLLDVVAAAARPVATLSALTPAAAEGLTRATLGEHADAPFCREVWAVTGGNPYETVELLAKVQDSELEPAEGSAAELRDLNRSARGRGLVARREGLGIDATRFAWAAAILGTGISLDLAAQLAGMQSDEALRCAELLGAARILTGAEPANGQVAESELEFVHPLIATAVYRSIPDALRTAMHGQAAWAVTESGRGAAAASRHLLEVHPDDDPELVEQMREAAREHLAVGAPDAARRCLERALAEPPLPDVHARVLYELGCATLLTAPSTTIGHLRAALERPGLEDAMRVDAVFRLSQALLHNDQLDEAVRTVDEEVARLEPGPARMRLQAVHYMWEGIHAGEERASGHSLGLAELVGTCTGRDNSERALLILRGFDAMTRGENAEEVVELCDRALVNGRLAPGLGWTDTEWGVELLLMLGSAYAYADRLDRAESLFSEALHAYVKAGWSGGHLSLANAYLGLAHRRRGRLADAEHYQRESLRLAERVGRGLPLYWSATCGLIDTLLARGHVQEAAEIAERYGFAPPYPSTIVLPDTRSVRGRLLLAAGRTKDGINELEAAEKAAAARGHHNTVLAPWAVDLARALATEDPARAAALASDARRQAERFGTDTAIGEALRCAAALESGQRAVRLAGQAVTFLEASPCQYEHAAARVEYGIAARSVSELNKGLTLARSCGADGLVAKAGEALASL; encoded by the coding sequence ATGACGGAGGCACGGCCCGGAGTGGTCGCCTCGGCTTCCCTGTGGGAGCGCGACGAGGAAGTCGCCACACTCGAGGAGGCGATCGCCGCGCTGCGCGCGGATTCCGCCTCCTCGGGAAGCCTGCTGGTGTTCAGCGGCGAGGCGGGCCTCGGCAAGACCGCGCTCCTCGCCGAGGCACGCCGGATCGCGGAGAGCAGTGGCTGTGCGGTGTGGTCGGCACGCGGCGGCGAGACCGTCACGTCCGTCCCCTTCAATGTCGTACGGCAGCTGCTGCAGCCGGCCCTCGTCTCGCTGATGCCGGAGGAGGCGCGCGAGTACCTCGGCGACTGGTACGACATCGCGGGACCCGCCCTCGGCATAACGGAACCGGGCGAGCGTCAGCCCGACCCGCAGGGTGTGTGCGACGGCCTGGTCGCGGCGGTGCGGCGGCTCGCCAAGCGCGAGTGGCCGCTCGTGCTGCTCATCGACGACGCGCACTGGGCCGACCAGGAGACGCTGCGCTGGCTCGCCGCGTTCGCCGAGCGGCTCGACGACCTGTCCGTCCTCGTCGTGGTCGCCCGCCGCCCCGGCGGGGTCAGCGGCGAGAGCGCCCGGCTGCTCGACGTGGTCGCCGCCGCGGCCCGACCGGTCGCCACCCTGAGCGCGCTGACACCGGCCGCGGCCGAAGGGCTGACCCGCGCCACGCTCGGGGAGCACGCCGACGCGCCGTTCTGCCGCGAGGTATGGGCGGTCACCGGCGGCAACCCGTACGAGACGGTCGAACTGCTCGCCAAGGTGCAGGACAGCGAGCTGGAGCCGGCCGAGGGCTCGGCCGCCGAACTGCGCGACCTGAACCGCTCGGCCCGCGGCCGCGGACTCGTCGCCCGCCGCGAAGGACTCGGCATCGACGCCACCCGGTTCGCCTGGGCGGCCGCGATCCTCGGCACCGGGATCTCCCTCGACCTCGCCGCCCAACTCGCCGGAATGCAGAGCGACGAGGCCCTGCGCTGCGCCGAACTGCTCGGCGCCGCCCGCATCCTGACCGGTGCCGAGCCGGCGAACGGTCAAGTGGCGGAGAGCGAGCTGGAGTTCGTGCACCCGCTCATCGCGACCGCGGTCTACCGCTCGATCCCGGACGCCCTGCGCACCGCGATGCACGGCCAGGCCGCCTGGGCGGTCACCGAGTCCGGGCGCGGCGCGGCCGCTGCGTCCCGCCACCTTCTCGAAGTCCACCCGGACGACGACCCCGAACTCGTCGAGCAGATGCGCGAGGCCGCCCGGGAACACCTCGCCGTCGGCGCGCCCGACGCGGCCAGGCGCTGCCTGGAGCGCGCCCTGGCCGAGCCCCCGCTTCCCGACGTCCACGCGCGCGTGCTCTACGAACTGGGCTGCGCCACGCTCCTGACCGCGCCCTCCACGACCATCGGCCATCTGCGCGCCGCGCTCGAAAGGCCCGGCCTCGAGGACGCCATGCGCGTGGACGCCGTCTTCCGGCTCTCCCAGGCGCTGCTCCACAACGACCAGCTGGACGAGGCCGTCCGCACGGTCGACGAGGAGGTCGCCCGGCTCGAACCGGGCCCCGCCCGGATGCGGCTGCAGGCCGTGCACTACATGTGGGAGGGCATCCACGCGGGCGAGGAGCGCGCCTCGGGACACTCCCTCGGTCTCGCCGAACTCGTCGGGACCTGCACCGGGCGGGACAACTCCGAGCGCGCGCTGCTCATACTGCGCGGCTTCGACGCGATGACGCGCGGGGAGAACGCCGAAGAGGTCGTGGAACTCTGCGACCGCGCCCTCGTCAACGGCCGCCTCGCCCCCGGACTCGGCTGGACCGACACCGAGTGGGGCGTCGAACTGCTCCTGATGCTCGGCAGCGCGTACGCCTACGCCGATCGGCTCGACCGGGCCGAGAGCCTGTTCAGTGAGGCCCTGCACGCCTATGTGAAGGCCGGCTGGAGCGGCGGCCACCTCTCCCTGGCCAACGCCTATCTCGGCCTCGCGCACCGCAGGCGGGGCCGCCTCGCCGACGCGGAGCACTACCAGCGCGAATCGCTCCGACTTGCCGAGCGGGTCGGCCGCGGGCTGCCCCTGTACTGGTCCGCGACCTGCGGACTCATCGACACACTGCTCGCCCGCGGCCATGTCCAGGAGGCCGCGGAGATCGCCGAACGCTACGGCTTCGCACCGCCGTACCCGTCCACCATCGTGCTCCCGGACACCCGCTCCGTGCGCGGCCGACTGCTGCTCGCCGCGGGCCGCACCAAGGACGGCATCAACGAACTGGAGGCAGCCGAGAAGGCCGCAGCCGCGCGAGGTCACCACAACACGGTGCTCGCCCCCTGGGCGGTCGACCTCGCCCGGGCCCTCGCCACGGAGGACCCGGCGCGCGCCGCCGCCCTGGCCTCCGACGCCCGCCGCCAGGCCGAGCGCTTCGGCACCGACACGGCCATCGGCGAGGCGCTTCGCTGCGCCGCGGCCCTCGAATCGGGCCAGCGCGCGGTACGCCTGGCCGGCCAGGCGGTCACCTTCCTGGAAGCCTCGCCCTGCCAGTACGAACACGCTGCGGCCCGCGTCGAGTACGGCATCGCCGCCCGCTCGGTGTCGGAGCTCAACAAGGGGCTGACGCTGGCGCGTTCGTGCGGGGCGGACGGGCTGGTGGCGAAGGCGGGGGAGGCGCTGGCGAGCCTTTGA
- the pcaG gene encoding protocatechuate 3,4-dioxygenase subunit alpha — MTEQLLPTPSHTIGPFYGHALPFPGGADVAPPGHPETITLHGYVFDGAGTPIPDALLDFWQAAPDGSLKGAPGSMRRDPSTGGFLGRNGVDFTGFGRVATDADGHYALRTLPPGNAGLPYISVCVFARGLVHHLFTRAYLADGADPLLDSLPADRRATLIAAEGTNRTYRFDIRLQGEGETVFLEFQ; from the coding sequence ATGACCGAGCAGTTGCTCCCCACCCCGTCCCACACCATCGGCCCCTTCTACGGCCACGCGCTCCCCTTCCCCGGGGGCGCGGACGTCGCGCCCCCGGGCCACCCCGAGACCATCACCCTGCACGGGTACGTGTTCGACGGCGCGGGCACACCGATCCCCGACGCCCTGCTGGACTTCTGGCAGGCGGCGCCCGACGGCTCCCTGAAGGGCGCTCCCGGCTCGATGCGCCGCGACCCGTCGACGGGCGGCTTCCTGGGCCGCAACGGCGTCGACTTCACGGGCTTCGGTCGGGTCGCCACGGACGCCGACGGGCACTACGCGCTGCGCACGCTGCCGCCGGGAAACGCCGGGCTGCCGTACATCAGCGTGTGCGTGTTCGCGCGCGGTCTGGTGCACCACCTCTTCACCCGCGCCTACCTCGCCGACGGCGCCGACCCGCTGCTCGACTCGCTCCCGGCCGACCGGCGCGCCACGCTGATCGCGGCCGAGGGGACGAACCGCACGTACCGTTTCGACATCCGCCTTCAGGGCGAAGGCGAAACGGTCTTCCTGGAGTTCCAGTGA
- a CDS encoding SDR family NAD(P)-dependent oxidoreductase, translated as MSTVLITGATSGLGRYVAFELVRSGSVVLAHGRDRERTEALVAELRAEGGEAYGYVADLASLAQVRRLVEEVAAAHPRLDVLINNAGVGAGPRGTGREVSSDGHELRLAVNYLAPVALTRALLPTLRASAPSRVVNVGSVGQEPLDFDDPELTRGYSGVSAYCRSKFALAAHTFALAEELAESGVAVNVLHPATYMDTAMVREAGVVPWSTVADGAAGVLALATRELGTGGYFDGTSPSRAHVETYDRDVWKRLAAVTDQLLGA; from the coding sequence ATGTCCACTGTTCTGATCACCGGTGCCACCTCCGGACTCGGCCGGTACGTCGCCTTCGAGCTGGTCCGCTCCGGATCCGTCGTCCTCGCGCACGGGCGCGACCGCGAGCGGACCGAGGCGCTCGTCGCGGAGCTGCGGGCCGAGGGCGGCGAGGCCTACGGGTACGTCGCCGATCTGGCCTCGCTCGCGCAGGTGCGGCGGCTGGTCGAGGAGGTCGCCGCCGCACACCCCCGTCTCGACGTGCTGATCAACAACGCGGGGGTCGGCGCCGGCCCGCGCGGCACCGGCCGTGAGGTGAGCTCCGACGGTCACGAGCTGCGGCTCGCGGTGAACTATCTCGCGCCGGTCGCCCTCACTCGCGCGCTCCTGCCAACGCTCCGCGCGAGCGCCCCCTCCCGCGTCGTCAACGTCGGCTCGGTCGGCCAGGAACCCCTGGACTTCGACGACCCGGAACTCACCCGGGGCTACAGCGGCGTATCGGCGTACTGCCGCAGCAAGTTCGCCCTCGCGGCGCACACCTTCGCGCTGGCCGAGGAGTTGGCCGAAAGCGGTGTCGCGGTGAACGTCCTGCACCCCGCGACGTACATGGACACGGCGATGGTCCGCGAGGCCGGGGTCGTCCCCTGGTCCACCGTCGCCGACGGCGCGGCGGGTGTACTCGCCCTGGCCACACGGGAGTTGGGAACCGGCGGGTACTTCGACGGCACGAGCCCGTCCCGGGCGCACGTGGAGACGTACGACCGGGACGTGTGGAAGCGCCTCGCAGCGGTGACGGATCAGCTGCTCGGCGCCTGA
- the pcaB gene encoding 3-carboxy-cis,cis-muconate cycloisomerase, translated as MTAVGPADSDALLSPGWAGSPAASATSGTAYLRALLDAEAALTRAQASLGLAPSEAASAVSSAADAPGFDVAAIALRARSGGNPVIPLVADLTAAVGKEYGPYVHRGATSQDIMDSATMLVAARTLDLVLDDLGRTEQALARLAADHRDTAMSGRTLTQHAVPTTFGLKAAGWRSLVLDARDRLAGVRLPAQLGGAAGTLAAFTAFGAEDTRALVAAYAQELGLAEPVLPWHTLRTPIADLAGALAFTAGALGKIAVDVLTLARTEIAEVAEGSGGGSSAMPHKTNPVRATLVAAAARRAPQLAATLYGAMPAEDERPAGAWHAEWEPLRDLLRLVGGASRDAAELAEGLRVNADTMREHLDLTHGLIVSERLAVELAPVLGRARAKELLTRAAQRAVAENRPLVDVLGEEPELKELDLADLTDPTRYTGSAGALTDRALERR; from the coding sequence GTGACAGCTGTCGGCCCTGCCGATTCCGACGCCCTGCTCTCCCCCGGGTGGGCGGGCTCCCCGGCCGCGTCCGCGACGAGCGGCACCGCGTATCTGCGGGCGCTGCTCGACGCGGAGGCCGCGCTGACCCGCGCCCAGGCATCACTCGGGCTGGCCCCGTCGGAGGCGGCATCGGCGGTGTCCTCGGCGGCCGACGCCCCCGGCTTCGACGTCGCGGCGATCGCGCTGCGCGCGCGAAGCGGCGGCAATCCCGTGATCCCGCTGGTCGCGGACCTGACGGCCGCCGTCGGCAAGGAGTACGGCCCCTACGTCCACCGCGGCGCGACGAGCCAGGACATCATGGACTCGGCGACCATGCTGGTCGCCGCACGCACGCTGGACCTCGTCCTGGACGACCTCGGCCGCACGGAGCAGGCGCTGGCCCGGCTCGCCGCGGACCACCGCGACACGGCGATGTCCGGCCGGACCCTGACCCAGCACGCCGTGCCGACCACCTTCGGGCTGAAGGCCGCGGGGTGGCGATCGCTGGTGCTGGACGCCCGGGACCGCCTCGCGGGCGTCCGGCTTCCCGCCCAACTGGGCGGTGCCGCCGGGACGTTGGCCGCCTTCACCGCGTTCGGTGCCGAGGACACTCGGGCCCTCGTTGCGGCGTACGCCCAGGAACTCGGCCTCGCCGAACCCGTGCTGCCCTGGCACACCCTCCGTACGCCGATCGCCGATCTGGCCGGAGCACTGGCGTTCACCGCCGGAGCCCTGGGCAAGATCGCCGTCGACGTGCTCACCCTCGCCCGCACCGAGATCGCCGAGGTCGCCGAGGGCTCCGGCGGCGGATCGTCCGCGATGCCGCACAAGACCAACCCTGTCCGGGCCACCCTCGTCGCCGCCGCGGCCCGCCGGGCGCCACAGCTCGCGGCGACGCTCTACGGGGCGATGCCGGCCGAGGACGAGCGCCCGGCAGGGGCCTGGCACGCCGAGTGGGAGCCCCTGCGGGATCTGCTCCGGCTGGTCGGCGGGGCCTCGCGCGATGCCGCCGAACTGGCGGAGGGGCTCCGGGTGAACGCGGACACCATGCGTGAACACCTCGATCTGACCCACGGGTTGATCGTCTCCGAGCGGCTGGCCGTCGAGCTCGCTCCCGTGCTCGGGCGGGCCCGCGCCAAGGAGCTGCTGACGCGGGCCGCGCAGCGCGCCGTCGCCGAGAACCGGCCCCTCGTGGACGTGCTCGGCGAGGAGCCGGAGCTCAAGGAGCTCGACCTCGCGGACCTCACCGACCCCACCCGCTACACGGGCTCCGCCGGAGCCCTCACCGACCGTGCTCTGGAGCGACGTTGA